The genomic region ACATCGACGAGATACACGGCGACCATTTTAAGAAAGCAGCACCTGTGCAGACCTCTTTTGATAATTTGCTCGGCACATCCCAACTGGCTACAAAAGAATCCGTACAATCTTTGGAACTGCTGGAAATCGCAAATGAACCTTATTATTGGATTAATGAAGCACAGCTTTATAATGCAAGAACGGGACAAAGGAAAAATGGAATTTCTAAAAAAGAGGCACAACAAGTTGCAAATAGGTATATGTTGGACGATTTAGAAATAGCAAAAATTCAATTAGTCGATTCTGTAGGGCCACATCACGAATATCGCGGTCGCCCACTTCCAGCTTATGAAATCTTGTATGAGACACCACAAAATTTAAAAGCATATGTGGCGGTTGAGAATGGCGCTTTTCAAACGGTAAGACACAGGGATTGGCGCTGGTTTGATTTTCTTTGGATGACCCATACAATGGATTATCAGGGAAGGGATAATTTCAACACGTTGTTGTTAAGGGCATTTTCACTTTTGGGGTTGATAACCGTCTTAAGCGGTTTCGTTTTGTGGTACATCAGTTCCCCATCAATCAGAAAACTAAAAAAGAAAATTAAATAATTAGTAACAAAAAAACCAAAAATTATGAATTCAAACGAACACAAAAATTCAGGAAAATCAAAAAACCATTACACACGTTTTGTAGCGATGCTCGCTTGCTCTTTTGTAGCAATGTACATTACGATGTATTTAAACACTTATGAATGGGACCACGTTTGGTTTAGCCTAACGAGGTTTTATATGGTCTGCCTTGGTATCGCAGCTATGGCCATCATTATGTTTGTGGCAATGCGTGGTATGTACCAAAATAAAAAGAAGAATATCGCCATAGTCTTGGGAAGTATCGTTCTCTTTGTAAGTGCATTAGGACTCGTACGTGACCAAAAGTCAACCGTAGGCGATGTACTTTGGATGAAAGCAATGATACCACACCATTCCATTGCAATTTTAACAAGTGAACGTGCAGATATTGAAGACCCTGAAGTTAAAAAACTGGCTGAAGAAATCATTAAGGCACAACGAAGGGAAATCGCCGAAATGAAAGAAATGATTGAACGTTTAGAAAACGAAAAATAAGATTATGAATAAGAACATTTTATATATAGCAATAGCCATAATAATAGGTTTGGGCGCAGGCTGGCTCATTTTTGGAAACGGGTCAAGTGATACTATGGCAAATAAGGATATATCCGATATGTCTGATCAACACGACCACTCTGGCGAGAGTGCAGACCAGATGTGGACGTGCTCAATGCATCCACAGATTATGCAACCCGAAGCTGGTGATTGCCCAATATGTGGGATGGACTTAATCCCTGCTGAAACTGGTGCAGAAGGTCTCGCAGCAAACGAGATAAAAATGACCGAAAATGCTATGGCATTAGCAAATATTCAAACTACCATTGTGGGTAATGCAGAAACAAGCGATGATGACGGGATGATTTTCCTTTCGGGAAAAATAGCTGCAAACGAAGAAAACAATACCGTACAATCCAGCTATTTTAAAGGAAGGATAGAACAACTCAACGTTAACTATGAAGGACAGCAAGTAAACCGTGGTCAGCTATTGGCAACCATTTACGCACCAGACCTTGTAGCGGCACAGCAGGAACTGATTACCGCAGCATCGCTCAAAGCATCGCAACCCGCTTTATACAAAGCCGTTCGCAACAAGTTAAAAAACTGGAAACTTTCAGATACACAAATCAATGCTATTGAGGAAAGTGGCAGCGTGCGTGAGAACTTTCCGATTTATGCAACGGTTTCCGGAACGGTATCAGAAGTAATGGCAGCACAGGGCGATTATGTAAATCAAGGACAGCCTATTGTGAAGTTGAGCAACTTGAATTCGGTTTGGGCAGAATTTGATGCTTATGAAAATCAGATAGCACAGTTCAATATTGGGCAAAAAATCAACATCACGACCAATGCCTATCCAAATAAAGAATTTGAGGGAACAATTTCATTTATTGACCCAATTTTAAATAATGCGACACGAACGGTAACGGTACGTGCAACCCTTCAAAATAGAGACGACCTATTTAAACCAGGAATGTTTGTTACAGGTAAGGTTAAAGGCGCAACGCAAACTATGGAAAATACACTTGCCGTACCTGCAAGTGCTGTACTATGGACAGGCGAGCGCTCATTGGTATATGTTAAAACCAATCCTAACGAGCCTGTGTTTGAAATGCGCGAAGTGACCTTGGGCAATCGCTCTGGCGAAACTTACCAAGTATCTTCCGGATTAAATAATGGCGATGAAATAGTAACCAATGGAACTTTCACGGTAGATGCAGCAGCACAATTACAGGGTAAAAAATCAATGATGAATCAGCAAATGATGCAGGACGAATCAGCAATGATCGGCGATATGGAAATGAGTTTCAGCGATGCGTTTAGTTCTGATTTCGACAAAGCATTACCATCATATCTCAAAATGAAAGATGCCCTTGTAGCAAGCGATGCAAGTCAAGTTTCCGCTTTCGCGAAAGCGACATCAGAAAAATTAAAAGCAATATCGACTGATGATTTAGGTACGATGGAAAAACAACATTTAACCAAAAGTATTGAGATGCTGGATGCCATTGCAAACAATGACATTCTGGAAAACCAGCGCGCTCACTTCGTCATTCTAAACGAGAATATCGTGCCTATTGCAATGAGCATAGAAAACTCGACAAATTATTACATTCAGAAATGCCCTATGGCAAATAACAATAAAGGTGCGGTATGGTTAAGTATGGAAGAAGAAATAAGAAATCCATACTATGGCGATGCAATGTTGACTTGCGGAAGTGTGATTGATTCGTTGTAAAAATCATTTGCAACACAGTTGCACCAAAATATTTTTATCTTTGCATTGTGAAAGTTGTAGCAATCATTTTATCGTTTTATTTCTTGGCACTCAATGTAGTGCCTTGTAGCGATGCGACAAATAGTGCCGATGACACCCAAGTTGTTACGGTAATAGATATTGATGGCGACCACGACCAAGACTGTGAGTTATGCTCGCCTTTTTGCCAATGTCATTGCTGCCACGTTCACACGATAAATTTTGGGCTTGTTGCATTTCAACCGCTACAGCCTGCTATTCCACACGAATTCTTTGTCCATTTTGATGACCTCGGCAAAGATATTCCCCATTCCCTTTTTCAGCCCCCTCAGGCATAATTCAGTTTTAATAGGATAACTATATCCTGTTTTGACGTGTCCATCTATTGGATTCGTCAACATTGTGCATTGCATTTAATTCAATGTATAGAACCAAAATTTCAACTGAATTAACACCCTTATCTATGATTAATAGAATCATTGATTTTTCAATCAATAACAAATTTATAATCGGTCTGCTCACGCTGGCATTGATTGGTGCTGGTATATATAGTATGACCCAAGTGCCCATTGATGCCGTGCCGGATATTACTAATAACCAAGTACAGGTCATCACACAATCCCCTAATCTGGGAACGGAAGATATTGAGCAATTCGTAACCTATCCCGTCGAAGTTGCAATGAGCAACTTGCCCAATGTAAAGGAAATTCGTTCGGTGTCCCGCTTTGGCCTTTCCGTAGTAACCGTCGTTTTTGACGATGATATGGGTACCTATTTACCGCGTCAACTTGTTTCTGAAAAACTGACCGAAGTACGTGAACAAATCCCAGAGGGTTTTGGACAGCCAAGTATGGGGCCAATTTCAACAGGTTTGGGGGAAGTGTACCAATATACCTTAAAGGTAGAACCTGAATTTGAAGATAAATATTCATTATCCGATTTACGTACAATGCAAGATTGGATTGTGCAACGGCAAATGGCAATGGTGCCTGGTGTTGTAGAAATTAATGCCATCGGCGGAAAAATAAAGCAATATGAGGTGGCCGTCGACCCTAATGAATTAAAGGCAATCGGCCTTACTATTACCGATGTGTTCGAAGCATTGGAAGCGAACAATAAAAATACAGGTGGTGCGTACATTGAGAAAAACCATCAGGCGAACTTCATTCGAGGTGAAGGTTTGGTGCGAAGCCTTGATGATATTAAAAAAATCGTCATCAAAAATGAAAATGGTGTGCCCATTACCATAAGTGATGTTGCAGATGTGCGCTTTGGTTCTGCCGTGCGCTATGGGGCTTTGACGCAGGACGGCGAAGGTGAGGTCGTTGGCGGTCTTGTTATGATGCTCAAAGGGGCAAACTCAAACGAGGTTATTGTACGTGTGAAAGACCGGATGGCCGAAATACAGAAATCCCTTCCTGAAGGGGTTGTCATTCAGCCCTTATTGGATAGAAGTAAGCTTATAAGTGAAACAACCGGCACGGTGCGTAACAATCTACTCGAAGGTGCGCTTATCGTGATTTTCGTACTTGTTTTCCTTTTAGGAAACTGGCGTGGTGGTCTTATTGTGGCTTCGACTATCCCTTTATCGCTATTGTTCGCTTTTATACTAATGAACGTTTTTGACGTATGGGCGAACTTGATGAGTTTAGGTGCTATCGATTTTGGTATCATCGTAGATGGGGCGGTCATCATCGTGGAAGCCAGCGTATTCTTAATGGGAAGCTACATCCTAAAAAAGAAGTCTTTAAACAAGGAAAAACGTGATGAGATAGCCGCAAATGCATCAAAGAAAATGATGAATGCCGCCTTCTTTGGGCAATTGATAATTCTAATTGTGTTCTTGCCCATACTGGCTTTGGAAGGCATCGAGGGCAAAATGTTTAAACCAATGGCGCTCACATTCATATTTGCAATGATTGGTGCTATGTTTCTTTGCCTGACATACGTTCCAATGATGTCCGCACTATTTTTAAAACCACCCAAGACGGAAAAAAAATCTTGGGGCGACCGTTTCGTGCATTGGGTACAGCGGAAGTATGAACCACTTTTGGTCAAGACTTTAAACAAGGGAAAATGGATTGTGGGTATTGCCGTCGCCATATTTGCCCTAACCGTTTTTATGTTTACAAGAATGGGTGGCGAATTCATTCCCCAACTGGATGAAGGCGATATTGCATTTCACACCATACTTAAACCCGGAAGCTCACTAAGCGAAACGATTGAGACCACTACTAAAGTTGAGCGTATCATAAAGGCCGAATTTCCGGAAGTTGAGAAAATTGTAAGCCGTATCGGTGTGGCCGAAGTGCCCACAGACCCGATGCCAATGGATTTCGCTGATGTATTTGTTATTCTAAAACCCCAAGATGAATGGGTGTCTGCCGATGATAAGGATGAACTTATTGATAAAATGAAGGAAGCGGTAAGCATTATCCCGGGCGTAAATTATGAGTTTACCCAACCAATCGAAATGCGCTTTAATGAACTGTTAGAGGGTATTCGAGAAGATGTTGCCATTAAAATTTATGGTGAGGATATAGACGTACTTGCTGCAAAGGCCGATGAGATTACAAAAATCATAGCGGGTACTGAAGGTATAGGCGATATGAGGGCAGAAGCAACTTCTGGATTGCCCCAAATGACCATTAAATACAATCGCAACAAACTGGCACAGTATGGTGTGAGTATCGACCAACTCAATACAATGGTACAGTCCGCTTTTGCGGGTGGATATGCAGGGGTCATTTTTGAAGGCGAAAAGCGTTTTGACTTAGTGGTTCGGCTCGACGAGCAGAACCGTACTGACATCAATGACATCAGAAATCTGTACATCAATTTGCCTAACGGCTCGCAGATTCCGCTTCAAGAACTGGCCACAATCGAATACGAACCAGGTCCGATGCAGATAAGCCGGGACAATACCAACCGAAGAACCTACGTGGGTGTAAATGTGCGCGGACGTGATGTGGAATCATTAGTTAACGAGATTAAGGATAAACTGGACGCAAATCTTGAATTACCACCAGGCTATTTTATTCGGTATGGTGGTGCATTTGAAAATCTTGAAAGAGCAAGCGAGCGATTACAGACTGTGGTCCCGATTGCTTTATTGTTGATTTTTATCTTGATTTATTTCGCATTAAAATCCTTTCCGCAGACCTTGATGATTTACTTGGCCATCCCGATGGCGACCATTGGCGGTGTATTCGCACTATGGCTTCGGGATATGCCTTTCAGTATTTCCGCAGGGGTCGGCTTTATCGTCCTCTTTGGTGTTGCCGTCCTGAACGGACTGGTAATGATTAGCGGTCTAAATGAATTGAAGGAAGAAGGCGTGACCAATTTAAAAGACCGAATAATTGAAGGTACAAAACGCAGAATACGTCCCATTATGCTGACGGCCTTTACCGATATTTTAGGATTTCTTCCGATGGCGATATCAGCTTCGGCAGGTGCTGAAGTGCAGCGACCCTTGGCGACCGTGGTAATCGGTGGATTGATAACATCAACGCTTCTGACGCTCTTTATCCTTCCCATCTTTTACCAATGGGTCGAAAAACGGTCGGAACGGAAGAAGAAATTCAATCCAAAATTTGTTACCGCAACAGCCGTGGTCTGCCTTTTATTCACTTCCGCTTTCGCGAAAGCACAACAAGTCCAACCTCAAGATTCTTTACCAATTGTTTCATTGGAAAGAGCAGTAGAAATTTCCAAGGAAAACTATCCGTTATTGAAAACGAAACAGTTGGAAATTCAACGACAGAACGCACTTAAAGGTATTGCTTATGATTTTGGGAACACCCAAGTTTTTACGGGTGGCGAAGAAATAACAGATGGTCAAGGTATATATACTTTAGTTGGTGTAGGGCAACAAAATTTAGACCTCTTGGGTATCGGTGCAAAAAAGCGACTTCAAAAACAACGAATAGCTTTGGCCGAAACCGCTCTCGACCTGTCTGAATTGCAAGTGGAACAGGAAGTGAAAAAGGCTTGGTCGCAGGCATACCAACAGCGACAGAAATTTGAACTGTACCGCGAGCTGGATTCCATTTATTCACAGTTTGAAACCGCAATCCAACTCAACTTTGAAGTAGAAGCCATTTCCAGATTGGAATATTCATCGGCTAAAAACCAAGCATTGCAAATAAGTAACAAACTGCAACAGGCCGAAAGCGATTATGCCATTGCCCTGCAAAAGCTAAATCTCTGGCTGGCAACTGACATTTTTTATTCTGTACCAGATTCGTTTGAAGAAAATGAGGTGGCAGTATTGGGATTGGGTGCGAATTTAGAAAGACATCCAGAGTTGGAACTTTCACAAAGGCGCATCGATGAAGCCGAAGCAAACTATAATGCCGCTCGTGCCGAGCTACTTCCTAAATTAAACCTTCAAGGTGGATTGCAACAGGTCAATGGCGATAACGGATTTTATACCTATCAGGCAGGGATTTCCGTCCCGTTGTTTTCGGGCACCCAGCGCAGTCAAGCCAAAGCCGCTAAAATCGATAGCGAAATCGCAAAGACAAATGCGGACTATACCCAACGCCAACTACAATCTGAATTTCAGCAGGCAGTACAAGCCTATCAAAAATGGAAAACATCTTGGCAGTTTTACAGGGATAAAGCTCTGCCACTTGCAGAAGAACAGCGTAAGGGTGCGTTACTTGCCTACAAGGAAGGTGCGGTGGATTATGCTGCATTCACGCAGATTATACGTGATGCCATAAACACCGAAATGGATGCGCTCGATGCGCTTGACAATTATTTAGATGCCTTGTTTGAACTACAATACTTTCAAAACTAAAAAGATGAAAAAATTAAAATATATACCGATTACCGCAATGCTTATGGCATTGACAATAATTAGTTGTGGCGAGTCAAAAACCGAAAGCGACCACGATGATGCAACACATTCAGAAACAGAAGAAAATCACTCTAAAGAAGATGAAATAGTAACACTTACTGCTAAACAGTATGATGTCCTACAAATGGAAGTCGATACGCTTGCCCAGCGCAATATGAGCGGATACGTAGAAGCGAACGGTCAATTGGAAGTTCCGCCACAAAATGAAGCGACCATCACTACAGTAGTGGGTGCGAACGTGGTTTCTATAGAGGTCATCGAGGGCGATAAGGTCAACAAAGGTCAGACGGTGGCCTATCTGTCACATCCCAATATTA from Costertonia aggregata harbors:
- a CDS encoding PepSY domain-containing protein, with product MVNRKTAKWIRKAHRYLGVFLGIQFLMWTISGMYFSWTDIDEIHGDHFKKAAPVQTSFDNLLGTSQLATKESVQSLELLEIANEPYYWINEAQLYNARTGQRKNGISKKEAQQVANRYMLDDLEIAKIQLVDSVGPHHEYRGRPLPAYEILYETPQNLKAYVAVENGAFQTVRHRDWRWFDFLWMTHTMDYQGRDNFNTLLLRAFSLLGLITVLSGFVLWYISSPSIRKLKKKIK
- a CDS encoding DUF305 domain-containing protein, whose amino-acid sequence is MNSNEHKNSGKSKNHYTRFVAMLACSFVAMYITMYLNTYEWDHVWFSLTRFYMVCLGIAAMAIIMFVAMRGMYQNKKKNIAIVLGSIVLFVSALGLVRDQKSTVGDVLWMKAMIPHHSIAILTSERADIEDPEVKKLAEEIIKAQRREIAEMKEMIERLENEK
- a CDS encoding efflux RND transporter periplasmic adaptor subunit, with the translated sequence MNKNILYIAIAIIIGLGAGWLIFGNGSSDTMANKDISDMSDQHDHSGESADQMWTCSMHPQIMQPEAGDCPICGMDLIPAETGAEGLAANEIKMTENAMALANIQTTIVGNAETSDDDGMIFLSGKIAANEENNTVQSSYFKGRIEQLNVNYEGQQVNRGQLLATIYAPDLVAAQQELITAASLKASQPALYKAVRNKLKNWKLSDTQINAIEESGSVRENFPIYATVSGTVSEVMAAQGDYVNQGQPIVKLSNLNSVWAEFDAYENQIAQFNIGQKINITTNAYPNKEFEGTISFIDPILNNATRTVTVRATLQNRDDLFKPGMFVTGKVKGATQTMENTLAVPASAVLWTGERSLVYVKTNPNEPVFEMREVTLGNRSGETYQVSSGLNNGDEIVTNGTFTVDAAAQLQGKKSMMNQQMMQDESAMIGDMEMSFSDAFSSDFDKALPSYLKMKDALVASDASQVSAFAKATSEKLKAISTDDLGTMEKQHLTKSIEMLDAIANNDILENQRAHFVILNENIVPIAMSIENSTNYYIQKCPMANNNKGAVWLSMEEEIRNPYYGDAMLTCGSVIDSL
- a CDS encoding DUF6660 family protein produces the protein MKVVAIILSFYFLALNVVPCSDATNSADDTQVVTVIDIDGDHDQDCELCSPFCQCHCCHVHTINFGLVAFQPLQPAIPHEFFVHFDDLGKDIPHSLFQPPQA
- a CDS encoding CusA/CzcA family heavy metal efflux RND transporter, whose amino-acid sequence is MINRIIDFSINNKFIIGLLTLALIGAGIYSMTQVPIDAVPDITNNQVQVITQSPNLGTEDIEQFVTYPVEVAMSNLPNVKEIRSVSRFGLSVVTVVFDDDMGTYLPRQLVSEKLTEVREQIPEGFGQPSMGPISTGLGEVYQYTLKVEPEFEDKYSLSDLRTMQDWIVQRQMAMVPGVVEINAIGGKIKQYEVAVDPNELKAIGLTITDVFEALEANNKNTGGAYIEKNHQANFIRGEGLVRSLDDIKKIVIKNENGVPITISDVADVRFGSAVRYGALTQDGEGEVVGGLVMMLKGANSNEVIVRVKDRMAEIQKSLPEGVVIQPLLDRSKLISETTGTVRNNLLEGALIVIFVLVFLLGNWRGGLIVASTIPLSLLFAFILMNVFDVWANLMSLGAIDFGIIVDGAVIIVEASVFLMGSYILKKKSLNKEKRDEIAANASKKMMNAAFFGQLIILIVFLPILALEGIEGKMFKPMALTFIFAMIGAMFLCLTYVPMMSALFLKPPKTEKKSWGDRFVHWVQRKYEPLLVKTLNKGKWIVGIAVAIFALTVFMFTRMGGEFIPQLDEGDIAFHTILKPGSSLSETIETTTKVERIIKAEFPEVEKIVSRIGVAEVPTDPMPMDFADVFVILKPQDEWVSADDKDELIDKMKEAVSIIPGVNYEFTQPIEMRFNELLEGIREDVAIKIYGEDIDVLAAKADEITKIIAGTEGIGDMRAEATSGLPQMTIKYNRNKLAQYGVSIDQLNTMVQSAFAGGYAGVIFEGEKRFDLVVRLDEQNRTDINDIRNLYINLPNGSQIPLQELATIEYEPGPMQISRDNTNRRTYVGVNVRGRDVESLVNEIKDKLDANLELPPGYFIRYGGAFENLERASERLQTVVPIALLLIFILIYFALKSFPQTLMIYLAIPMATIGGVFALWLRDMPFSISAGVGFIVLFGVAVLNGLVMISGLNELKEEGVTNLKDRIIEGTKRRIRPIMLTAFTDILGFLPMAISASAGAEVQRPLATVVIGGLITSTLLTLFILPIFYQWVEKRSERKKKFNPKFVTATAVVCLLFTSAFAKAQQVQPQDSLPIVSLERAVEISKENYPLLKTKQLEIQRQNALKGIAYDFGNTQVFTGGEEITDGQGIYTLVGVGQQNLDLLGIGAKKRLQKQRIALAETALDLSELQVEQEVKKAWSQAYQQRQKFELYRELDSIYSQFETAIQLNFEVEAISRLEYSSAKNQALQISNKLQQAESDYAIALQKLNLWLATDIFYSVPDSFEENEVAVLGLGANLERHPELELSQRRIDEAEANYNAARAELLPKLNLQGGLQQVNGDNGFYTYQAGISVPLFSGTQRSQAKAAKIDSEIAKTNADYTQRQLQSEFQQAVQAYQKWKTSWQFYRDKALPLAEEQRKGALLAYKEGAVDYAAFTQIIRDAINTEMDALDALDNYLDALFELQYFQN